The Cylindrospermum stagnale PCC 7417 genome segment GCGGCGAAATCGGGTGATTTACAGCCTTATGTCGGCAAAACAGACTTGTTTATTTATCCCGGCTATCAATGGCGGGTGGTGGATGGTCTAATTACTAATTTTCACCTGCCGCGTTCTAGTTTGCTGATGCTGGTAAGCGCTTTCATCGGTAGACAGAGATTATTGAATCTCTATCAAGAGGCGATCGCTAATCTATATCGTTTCTATTCTTTTGGTGATGCCATGCTAGTTTTGCCAGAAGCTACTAAGAGTGCTGAAGCGGAGAAGTTTGAATTTTGAATTTTGCATTTTGCATTTTTCAGGTAGTAAATGGGTACTCTCACCTTGTAAGGAGCTAACTATCAGTACAAGTCTGCTAATAATGTCTAAAAATATTCAACAGTTACCGTGGTCAAACTGGTTATTTAAGCTGACGTTTCACAGAAGTTCTACTCGGCAAAAGCCTAATTTTGGACTTCTGTTGGCCTTATCAGCTTTTTTGGTGTCGGTTTTACCAACAATTACTGATTTACCAGGAAGCAAATTGCTGGCACAGAATGTAGTTTCTCAGGATCTGGAAGCAGCTAGCTTTTTTCAGCAGGGAGTCATGCGCTATAACCGCCAAGATATACAAGGTGCAGAATCTGCTTTTCGTCAGGCTTTGCAAAAAGATCCCAACATGGGGGCTGCACGGAATTATTTGGGCAATATCCTCATGCAGCAAAATCGCCTAGATTTAGCGGTGCAAGAATATGGGGAAGCGGTGAGGCTGAGTCCCAATCTCGGTGAGGCTTATTACAATTTAGCGCTAGCGTTGCAACGACAAGAACAAAAAGAAGCAGCGATTACTGCTTATCGTCAGAGTTTAGTTGTCAATCCGACAATGGCAGCGGCTCACTATAATTTAGGATTGCTATTACAGCAACAAGGACAGCTAGAGGAAGCGATCGCTTCTTATCAGCAAGCCATTAGTCTAGATAGCAGTAATGCCAATGCTTACTTTAATTTAGCGATCGCTCTCCAACGGGAAGGTAAAATAGAATCTGCGATCGCCGCCTATCAGCAAGCCTTACAACTAGATCCCCAAAATGCTATGGCTTACAACAACTTGGGAAGTCTATTGGCAATTCAAGGTCAAGCTTCAGGGGCGATTTCTTCTTACCGACAAGCTATTCGCCAAAATCCCAAAAATGCCTCAGCCTACCATAACTTAGGCGTGACTTTATACAATCAGGGCGATATGAAGACAGCCAGCAGTGCCTTAACCCGGGCCAGCAAACAATACCGAGAACAAGGCAACGTCGAGCAAGCTGAGAAAGTTGAGCAGCTAATCCAGCACATTGCCCAGTTAAGAGCAAAAAAGGCACCTCAAGTTAGTCAAACAGCTACTCCCTCACAAACACCAAAACCAGCAGAAAAAATTGATGTGCCTGTCCCCGTTGAACAACAGCCACAGACACAGCCAGATATGCCAAATCAACCACTATTTCCTAGTCCAACGCCAGAGGTTACTGGCAGTGATGGCAAATAATTAAAGTTAAATCGGCAAACGATTAATATCTTTGTTGCAGCCAATAACTACCATTACCGAACCACGTTCTAGACGCTTAGTCGGGTCAGGATTAATTTGAAATTTACCATCCTGACTCACCGCTAAAACATTTAAACCATAACGGTTACGAAGTTGGATTTCGGTGATGGTTTTACCCTGAAATTCATCAGGAACAATCAACTCGACAATGCTGTTATCTGGGTCGAGGTCAAATCTCTCTAGAATTGATGGTTTGGTGAGTGTCCGCGCTAAAGCACAACCCGCCTCAAACTCAGGAAAAACTACATGATCTGCACCTACTCGCTTTAATAGTTTGCGGTGAACTTCACTAGAAGCCTTAGCAACTACGTGGGGTACACCACCCTCTTTCACATTAAGTGTGGTGATGATGCTTTCCTGAATATAGTTACCAATCGCCACAATTACCGTATCAAATTCAAAAATACCAGCTTCTTTCAGGGCGCCAGGTTCAGTTGAGTCTAGTTGCAAAGCATGACCGACTATTTCTTCAGTTAATGCTTCTGATACCCGCTTTTCATCAATATCTGTGGCTAGAACTTGATAACCTAGTTTGTGCAGAGTTGAAGAGACAGAACGACCAAAACGACCTAACCCAATTACGGCAAATTGTTGGTTGTCTTTACGTAAAGAACGAAAAAATTTTAATGATGAAAGGTTCATGATTTACTCGCCATTTATCGTTTGTTATTAAACTTTGAACTTGAAAATTTGCGGGGAAAAAGAAAATTTTAATTCTTCTTCAAGCTAAAATTGAATCAGCTATTAGTTGTTTATTTCCGCATCTGTGCTCAACTATCCTACAAGTAAATTCTCTTCAGGATAATGAATTCTAGTAGGACGGGGGTCTCCTAGTAGAGAAGACATAAGTAATAAAACTCCAACTCTTCCAATATACATTGTGGCAATTAAAATGAGTTTCGCTGCTGTGGAAATACTAGCAGTGATGCCCGTAGAAAGTCCCACCGTAGCAAAAGCTGACATCACTTCAAACAGAATTTGAATAAAATCTAATTCTGGATCTGTGAGAGCAATTAAAATTGTAGATAAAATCACGGTAGCTATCGAACCCACTAATACACCAACAGCTTTTAAAATTAATGATATGGCTATTTTACGATCATAAAGTAAAACTTCTTCTTTCCCTTGAAGAATTGCTTTTGTACAACTCGTGAGAACTCGCAGAGTTGTGGTTTTTATACCGCCTCCAGTCCCACCTGGATTTGCACCAATAAACATGAGTGCAATCGTAATAAATAAACCAGCAGTGGTCATTTTACCATTATCAATGGTGTTAAATCCAGCCGTTCTAGGAGTCACTGACTGAAACCAAGCTACTAACCACTGGTCACGTAAACTCAAATTACCAAATGTCTCAGGGTTTCGTCTCTCTATACAAAAAAAGGCAATTGTCCCTATAAAGAGAAGTAATATTGTAGTACTGACTCCGACTTTAAAATTAAGTGAAAGTATGACGCAACTTGATTTTTTGAGAAAGCGATCGCGCAACCAAAGATACATTTCTAAAATCACCTGATAACCAATTCCCCCAAAAATAATCAATCCTGTAATCGTAAAGACTACTAGAGCAGATGACTGATAGCCAATCAAATTATCTTTAAATAAACTAAAACCAGCATTATTCCAAGCATTAACGCTATGAAAAATTGCTAACCACAGTCCTTGACTCCACCCATAATCAGGTACAAAAGCTGGCAGTAATAATAAGACTCCGGTAATTTCAAAAATTACGGTTGTGGCAATAATTGAGCGGATAACTTGAGTGCTACCACTCATTCCTGGTCGGTCTAAGGCTTGTTGAATTGCGATTTTTTGCCGCATATCAAACTTCCGCCCAATTAACAAAATCAAAAAAGTTGTGGTTGTCATATAGCCCAACCCACCGACCTGAGCTAACAATGCAATAAAGAACTGACCCCAAAAGGAAAAATAAGTACCAGGGTCAACTACTGATAAACCTGTAACGCAAACTGCGGAAGTAGAAGTGAAAAGTGCCACAATTGGGTCATTCCACGTACCTTCGCTAGTTGAGAAAGGCATCATCAACAGGATTGTTCCCGCTAGGATGACAGCCAGAAATCCCAAGATTATTGTGCGAGCAGCAGTCATAAAAATTCAAAATTCAAAAAGGATAAAAACTAGCCTTGGTCGGCATCTTAGCTACTGAACAAACGCAAATTAAATACCTGATAGCATATTCAGGTAAATTTATCGTTTTTTTTAGGCAGAATGAACTGGGAGTATAAGCGCCTGGGAATAAAAACAGTCTTATATTATTAAAAACATATATGGTAGCGTACCAGTATGTTTTTTAATTGAATTCTGTTTGATCTTTATACTGATTTATTCATGAGTGCAACTCTTTACCAGCAAATTCAGCAATTCTACGATGCTTCCTCTCTTCTGTGGGAACAGATTTGGGGAGAACATATGCATCACGGCTACTATGGCCCGGATGGTACCCAGAAAAAAGACCGCCGTCAGGCTCAAATCGATTTAATTGAAGAACTGCTGAACTGGGCAGGTGTAAAGGCAGCAGAGAACATTTTAGATGTGGGTTGTGGGATTGGTGGCAGTTCTCTCTACTTGGCAGAAAAGTTTAATGCTAAAGCAACAGGAATTACCCTGAGTCCTGTGCAAGCCGCGAGAGCTACGGAACGGGCAAAAGAATCTAATTTGAGTGATCGAAGTCAGTTTCTGGTGGCTAATGCTCAAGCAATGCCCTTTGCTGACAATTCTTTTGACTTGGTTTGGTCGCTGGAAAGTGGTGAGCACATGCCAGATAAGGCCAAGTTTATGCAAGAGTGCTATCGGGTGTTAAAGCCTGGGGGGACTTTGATTATGGTGACTTGGTGTCATCGTCCGACTGATGTTGTACCGCTGACTGCTGATGAGCAAAAGCATTTGCAGGACATTTATCGGGTGTATTGTTTGCCTTATGTGCTTTCTTTGCCAGAGTATGAAGCGATCGCACATCAACTTCCATTAAACAACATTCGCACGGCTGATTGGTCAACCGCTGTGGCCCCTTTTTGGAATTTTGTAATCGATTCGGCATTCACTCCCCAGGCAGTTGTCGGGTTGCTGCTTTCGGGTTGGAGTACAATTCAGGGGGCTTTGTCTCTGGGGTTGATGCGTCGGGGTTATGAATCTGGGTTGATTAGGTTTGGTTTGTTGTGTGGCAGGAAATAAGTTACGAACCGCAGAGGCGCAGAGAGCGCAGAGAGAGGAGAGAATGAATCAGTTTTCTGGACAAAGGTCTTCTGGTGTTCAAGGTAGTTGGCTTGGTGCTTTTTGGAAGTTTTCCCGTCCGCACACGATTATTGGCACGAGTCTAAGTGTTTTGGGGTTATATTTGATTGCGATTGCTGTATCTTCTACAGAGGTTTCTAGTATTCATCTAGAACAGCTTTTTGGTACTTGGATTGCCTGTTTGTGTGGCAATGTTTATATTGTGGGGCTGAATCAATTAGAAGATATTGATATTGACAAGATTAATAAGCCTGATTTACCACTAGCATCTGGGGCTTTTTCTCGCAGTACTGGGCAATTGATTGTCATTGTTACTGGAATTTTGGCGTTGGTTTTGGCTTGGCTATCTGGGCCGTTTTTATTGGGGATGGTGGCTATTAGTTTGGCGATTGGTACGGCTTATTCTTTACCACCAATTCGCTTAAAACAGTTTCCCTTTTGGGCGGCGCTGTGTATTTTTTCGGTGCGGGGAACGGTTGTCAATTTAGGGCTGTTTTTGCATTTTAGTTGGGTGTTGCAACAAAGCCAAGCGATTCCCCCGGTGGTGTGGCTGCTGACTGTGTTTGTTTTGGTGTTCACTTTTGCGATCGCTATTTTTAAAGATATCCCCGATATCGAAGGCGATCGCCAGTACAATATCACCACTTTTACCATCCAAATGGGGGCGCAAGCAGTGTTTAATCTGGCGCTTTGGGTGTTAACTGTCTGCTATTTGGGGATAATTCTGGCTGGTGTTCTCCGCATCGCCGACATTAACGCCATATTTCTGGTGATCACTCACCTGGTATTGCTGGTTGTGATGTGGTTGCAAAGTTGGGCGGTGGATTTGCAAGATAAAAGTGCGATCTCCCGCTTCTATCAATTTATCTGGAAACTATTTTTCCTGGAATATCTAATGTTTCCCATCGCCTGCATTTTAGCTTAAAATAATGTTAGAAAATTTGCCAACAAGTAATATTATCGCTCTTTTTGTGGTAGGTTCCAGTCTCGCTATTCTCGGTTATTTTGGTTGGAAAACCTTGATTACATCTAACTTGTTTCAACAAGGAGTCAAGCTTTATCAAGCAAAAGATTACCAAGGTGCAGAAGCAGCATTTCGCCAAGTGATTGCTATCAACTCTACTAATGATGTGGTGCGCTTGCTCTTGGGCGATATTCTCAACCAGAAAGGACAAATCGAGGAAGCTAAGGAATTATTCTGTGAAGTAATTAGCCGCAGTCCCAAAAATGCTGATGCTTACTTGCGTTTGGCGAATATTCTCATGCAGCAAGAAAAGCCAGCAGAAGCCAGAACTAATCTCCAACAAGCTAAAGAATTATTTCAAAAACAACGCAATCCTCAAAAAGCTCAACAGCTTGAACAAATTCTCCAAGAAATCAGCAAATTGTAGTCTGCGGTTTTAACTGTGTTATTGAAGCTTAAAGCCGCTTTTTGAATTTGGTCTACTTTGGCGTTATTCCGATCTGGTAAATTAGCAATTTGGCGAGAAAATTCGCAAGAAACCTGAAAATACAAGAGTGCAATTCCACCTAGAGCGAAATTATGGCTGAAGAAAAAGGCAAAGTTTACCTTGTGGGTGCTGGGCCAGGAGATGTAGCATATCTGACAGTAAAAGCTTATCAACTCTTGGCTGTCGCTCAAGTATTGGTCTACGATGCTTTAGTAGATACCCAATTATTAGAGTGCGTATCACCAGATTGCTTAAAGCTAGATGTGGGTAAACGTGGTGGTAAACCCAGCACTCCCCAAGGTGAGATTAACAAGTTACTGGTGAAATATTGCCAGCAAGGAAAACAAGTTGTCAGGCTGAAATCAGGTGATCCGTTTATTTTTGGGCGCTGTACTGCCGAAATTGAGGCATTGAAAGCATCGGGTTGTGAATTTGAAGTTATACCAGGAATTTCCTCAGCCCTTGCTGCACCTTTGCTGGCTGGTATTCCCCTCACAGATCCGGTTCTCAGTCGCTGTTTTGCTGTGTTAACCGCACACGAACCAGATGTTTTAGACTGGGAAGCACTATCACGCTTAGAGACATTGGTGATTTTGATGGGGGGGCAAAATCTCTCAGAGATTGTCAATCAATTGTTGCGCTATGGGCGATCGCATTCTACACCGATTGCTATCATCCGTTGGGCGGGAACTCCTAGTCAACAAATCTGGACTGGCGTTCTGGGTAACATTCTGGAACAAACCGCCTCTTTATCTCTCTCTCCGGTGGTAATTGTGGTTGGTGAAGTTGTCGGTTTACGCCATTTCTTACAACCTGAGAAAATGTACTCTGAAGATTAAACTATAGTCAAAATTCTTAGTCCGTCAGCTATGTCAAGTAATCTACCCCTTGCTGGTAAAACGATTCTGGTGACGCGTTCACTCGGACAGTCGAGTCAATTTAGCTCTAGCCTCACCGCATTAGGTGCAAAAGTAATTGAAATGCCTACCCTAGAAATTGGCCCGCCTTCGAGTTGGTTGGCGTTGGATCAGGCGATCGCTAATTTATCTGATTTCAACTGGTTAATCCTCTCTTCTACCAACGGTGTAGACTACTTTTTTGCTAGGCTAACCGCCTTGGGTAAAGATACTCATGCCTTAGCTAACGTCAAAATTGCCGTTGTTGGCGAGAAAACCGCCCAAAGTCTCAAACAACACAGCATCAAACCAGACTTTATTCCCCCCAACTTTGTCGCTGATTCTTTAGTAGCAAATTTCCCTGAACCAATATCAGGTAAAAAAGTTTTATTTCCTAGAGTTGAAAGCGGCGGTAGAGAAATTTTGGTCAAGGAATTAACTGCCAAGGGTGCCCAGGTGATAGAGGTTCCCGCTTATGAATCATACTGTCCTAGTAGTATTACCCCAGCGGCAGAGTTAGCTTTACAAAATCGCACAGTAGATATAATTACCTTTGCCAGTTCTAAAACTGTGCAATTTTTCTATCAATTAACGGCAATTAAATTTTCAAGCAACGTAGTTAAAACTTATTTAGATAGAATTTGTATTGCTTCTATCGGACCTCAAACCTCAAAAACTTGTCAGACTTTATTTGGACGCGTAGATATAGAAGCTGAAGAATATACTTTAGAAGGCTTAACTCAAGCACTAATTAAATGGGCAACCAATTCTAAGTAACAGATGACTAATGACCAATGACCAATGACCAATGACCAATGACCAATGACCAATGACCAATGACCAATGACCAATGACCAATGACCAATGACTAAACGCTTAATCGGCTTAACTGGCGGTATCGCTACTGGTAAAACGACTGTCGCCAACTATTTGGCTACTGCTTACAATCTGCCGATTTTGGATGCAGATATTTACGCTAGAGACGCAGTAGCAGTAGGTTCGCCGATTCTCGGTGCGATCGCCCAACGTTACGGTATGCAAACTTTATCACCGGATGGAAGCCTTAACCGTCAACAACTGGGGGAAATTATTTTCAATTCTCCTGAAGAACGCCATTGGTTAGATAAGTTGATTCATCCTTACGTAGGCGATCGCTTCCACAAAGAAATTGCTGAATCA includes the following:
- a CDS encoding homogentisate phytyltransferase, with translation MNQFSGQRSSGVQGSWLGAFWKFSRPHTIIGTSLSVLGLYLIAIAVSSTEVSSIHLEQLFGTWIACLCGNVYIVGLNQLEDIDIDKINKPDLPLASGAFSRSTGQLIVIVTGILALVLAWLSGPFLLGMVAISLAIGTAYSLPPIRLKQFPFWAALCIFSVRGTVVNLGLFLHFSWVLQQSQAIPPVVWLLTVFVLVFTFAIAIFKDIPDIEGDRQYNITTFTIQMGAQAVFNLALWVLTVCYLGIILAGVLRIADINAIFLVITHLVLLVVMWLQSWAVDLQDKSAISRFYQFIWKLFFLEYLMFPIACILA
- a CDS encoding tetratricopeptide repeat protein, translated to MSKNIQQLPWSNWLFKLTFHRSSTRQKPNFGLLLALSAFLVSVLPTITDLPGSKLLAQNVVSQDLEAASFFQQGVMRYNRQDIQGAESAFRQALQKDPNMGAARNYLGNILMQQNRLDLAVQEYGEAVRLSPNLGEAYYNLALALQRQEQKEAAITAYRQSLVVNPTMAAAHYNLGLLLQQQGQLEEAIASYQQAISLDSSNANAYFNLAIALQREGKIESAIAAYQQALQLDPQNAMAYNNLGSLLAIQGQASGAISSYRQAIRQNPKNASAYHNLGVTLYNQGDMKTASSALTRASKQYREQGNVEQAEKVEQLIQHIAQLRAKKAPQVSQTATPSQTPKPAEKIDVPVPVEQQPQTQPDMPNQPLFPSPTPEVTGSDGK
- the coaE gene encoding dephospho-CoA kinase (Dephospho-CoA kinase (CoaE) performs the final step in coenzyme A biosynthesis.) — encoded protein: MTKRLIGLTGGIATGKTTVANYLATAYNLPILDADIYARDAVAVGSPILGAIAQRYGMQTLSPDGSLNRQQLGEIIFNSPEERHWLDKLIHPYVGDRFHKEIAESSAQVLVLVIPLLFEAGMTNLVTEIWVVSCSQQMQMQRLIQRNNLTPEQAIARINSQLSIAEKASRADVVLDNSSTLEVLLKQVDQALEKGSVN
- a CDS encoding tetratricopeptide repeat protein: MLENLPTSNIIALFVVGSSLAILGYFGWKTLITSNLFQQGVKLYQAKDYQGAEAAFRQVIAINSTNDVVRLLLGDILNQKGQIEEAKELFCEVISRSPKNADAYLRLANILMQQEKPAEARTNLQQAKELFQKQRNPQKAQQLEQILQEISKL
- a CDS encoding methyltransferase domain-containing protein translates to MSATLYQQIQQFYDASSLLWEQIWGEHMHHGYYGPDGTQKKDRRQAQIDLIEELLNWAGVKAAENILDVGCGIGGSSLYLAEKFNAKATGITLSPVQAARATERAKESNLSDRSQFLVANAQAMPFADNSFDLVWSLESGEHMPDKAKFMQECYRVLKPGGTLIMVTWCHRPTDVVPLTADEQKHLQDIYRVYCLPYVLSLPEYEAIAHQLPLNNIRTADWSTAVAPFWNFVIDSAFTPQAVVGLLLSGWSTIQGALSLGLMRRGYESGLIRFGLLCGRK
- a CDS encoding TrkH family potassium uptake protein is translated as MTAARTIILGFLAVILAGTILLMMPFSTSEGTWNDPIVALFTSTSAVCVTGLSVVDPGTYFSFWGQFFIALLAQVGGLGYMTTTTFLILLIGRKFDMRQKIAIQQALDRPGMSGSTQVIRSIIATTVIFEITGVLLLLPAFVPDYGWSQGLWLAIFHSVNAWNNAGFSLFKDNLIGYQSSALVVFTITGLIIFGGIGYQVILEMYLWLRDRFLKKSSCVILSLNFKVGVSTTILLLFIGTIAFFCIERRNPETFGNLSLRDQWLVAWFQSVTPRTAGFNTIDNGKMTTAGLFITIALMFIGANPGGTGGGIKTTTLRVLTSCTKAILQGKEEVLLYDRKIAISLILKAVGVLVGSIATVILSTILIALTDPELDFIQILFEVMSAFATVGLSTGITASISTAAKLILIATMYIGRVGVLLLMSSLLGDPRPTRIHYPEENLLVG
- a CDS encoding potassium channel family protein, which produces MNLSSLKFFRSLRKDNQQFAVIGLGRFGRSVSSTLHKLGYQVLATDIDEKRVSEALTEEIVGHALQLDSTEPGALKEAGIFEFDTVIVAIGNYIQESIITTLNVKEGGVPHVVAKASSEVHRKLLKRVGADHVVFPEFEAGCALARTLTKPSILERFDLDPDNSIVELIVPDEFQGKTITEIQLRNRYGLNVLAVSQDGKFQINPDPTKRLERGSVMVVIGCNKDINRLPI